Within Corynebacterium timonense, the genomic segment TGACGCCGCGCCGGTCCGCTTCGTCGCGAGTGCGGTGCACGAGGCCGCGCTTTTCCAGCTGGTTGACGGTGTTGGAGGCGGTTGGCATGCGCACGCCCTCGGCTTCGGCGATCTTGCTGATGCGAGAGGGGCCGTACTCATCGAGGCGGGCCAAGATGGACAGCTGCGGGCCGGTCAGGTCGGACTGCTCCGCGATGCGGAAGTACGTGACGTACAGGCTCGTCATCGAGGGGCGGATGCGCTCGGCGATCTCGCGGGGAGTGGGGGTAGTGCCGGAGTTTTCAGTCATCTCCTACCTTCTTTATATTCCAAAACTAAAGAGGAATCATACCACCAGCGGCCCAAAACCCAACCACGTTAGGATGGCCGGGATGATCGCCTACAGCCAAGAGATCTCGCACGAGTGGCAGCGGCGCACCCTTCTGCGGGACTTCGCCCACGGCAAAGTGCCTATCGACGCCATCTGCGACGCCGACTTCCTCCTCCGTGCGGCCGCTCAGTTCCACGGCACGGACTCTGCTCGGCCGTGCCCCGTGTGCGAGCGTACTATGCAAGAAGTGTTGTGGGTCTACGGCGACAAACTGGGGCGTAGGTCGGGCACGGCGCGCAGCGTCGACGAGGTCGAAGCGCTGGCCAACGAGGTCGGGCCGATTTCGGTTCATGTCGTCGAAGTGTGCCAACACTGCAGCTGGAACCACCTTTTGCGCGAAGTCACAGCGTCGCCGATGGTGTGATTCGTTGACAGAGGACGTAGGGTATCACCTAGTAATTGACACGCACTCGCGGGAGCGATGCCGGGACGATGCAGGAATAATTCGTGACAGATAAAGAAGACCGCACGCCCGAGGGGCAAGTAGCACACAGTACGAAGGCGGGCCAGGGTACCCGCAAGCGGAGCAAAGCCACGCAGTGGATCCTCGCGATCCTGCTCGGCCTCGCCCTGCTCGCGGCGATCCCGCTGGGCTGGTTCGTCTGGCAGTACGCCCGCGCTGAGATCCCCCAGCCGGAGGAGATCAACGCCGCTCAGGTGTCCAACATCTACTTCAACGACGGCCAGACAGAGCTCGCCCGTGTTGTCCCGGCGGAGGGCAACCGCGTCCAGATCCCGCTCGAGGAGGTCCCCGAGGACGTGCAGAACGCGGTGCTCGCTGCGGAGGACCGCGACTTCTGGACGAACTCCGGCTTCTCCTTCACGGGCTTCGCGCGCGCCGTCATCGGCCAGATCACCGGCAACCCGTCCGCCGGCGGCGGCTCGACGGTGACCCAGCAGTACGTGAAGAACGCCCTGGTCGGCGACGAGTACTCCTACGAGCGCAAGGCAAAGGAGCTGGTCTACTCCATCAAGATGACCAACTCGTGGAGCAAAGAGGAGATCCTCAACGCCTACCTCAACACCGTCTACTTCGGCCGCAACGCTTACGGCATCGAGGCGGCCGCCCACGCCTTCTTTGACAAGCCCGCCAGCGAGCTCACCGTGGAGGAGGGCGGCGTGCTCGCCGCCTCCATCCAGCTGCCGAGCCAGCTCGACCCCTGGACCAACCCGGACGGCGCCCGCGCGCGCTGGGACTACGTCATGGACGGCCTGGTCGAAATGAACGTGATGGACGTCGAGGAGCGCCAGCAGCTGACCTACCCCGAGACGCGCGATCCGGTCACCTACTCGGCCTACACCGAGGCGACCGGCCCGAACGGCTTGATCAAGAACCAGGTGATGGAGGAGCTCGAGCGCATCGGCATCACCGAAGACGACCTGACCAACCGCGGCCTGCAGATCACGACGACCGTCAACCCCTCCCTCCAGGACGACGTCGAGCGCATCTCCAAGGAGCGCCTGTCGGTCCTGCAGGACGACGCCCGGACCGGCGTCGTGGCCATCGAACCCGCGACCGGCGCCGTCCGCGCGTACTACGGCGG encodes:
- a CDS encoding MarR family winged helix-turn-helix transcriptional regulator, which codes for MTENSGTTPTPREIAERIRPSMTSLYVTYFRIAEQSDLTGPQLSILARLDEYGPSRISKIAEAEGVRMPTASNTVNQLEKRGLVHRTRDEADRRGVTVELTTKGRDELERVGEERTAYLADMISTLSEENLRKASELADVVNALAEAYVNNPIHGKRD
- a CDS encoding DUF5318 family protein — its product is MIAYSQEISHEWQRRTLLRDFAHGKVPIDAICDADFLLRAAAQFHGTDSARPCPVCERTMQEVLWVYGDKLGRRSGTARSVDEVEALANEVGPISVHVVEVCQHCSWNHLLREVTASPMV